One region of Mycolicibacterium lutetiense genomic DNA includes:
- a CDS encoding Eco57I restriction-modification methylase domain-containing protein, giving the protein MARRIVTSSSVVGETIPGMGGVNSLSDLARLCVDLGADTVGELSSDEKALVSAAESPLVSAAVARARAAIKRGADPLGDTYCRLLSPAERRPLGQTYTPSPIIAAMTAWASAQGTPTRVVDPGAGSGRYLVAAAKKFPSASVVAAEVDPVAALMLRANIAVHELGNRTEVRLGDYRALDLPEVDGSTLFIGNPPYVRHHQINSEWKQWLVDTARARGLKASGLAGLHVHFFLATAQLGRPGDFGTFITGSEWMDVNYGSLVRQLLLDGLGGESIHVLDPSAAPFADAATTGAITCFKVGDAPASMKLRRVEKVSDLGNLSKGRRVSRQRLTESSRWSVLTRVTPKLPTGYVELGELCRVHRGAVTGANAVWVQRHTDIKLPESVLFPSITKAHELFSAGDRLASPNGLKVVIDLPVDLDQFDSNDRRQIDQFLRIAKGRKVHEGYIAATRRAWWSVGLRNAAPLLATYMARRPPAFVRNEADARHINIAHGLYPRQELSTTVLDNLGAYLRTAVSLTEGRTYAGGLTKFEPKEMERIVVPNIDMLTAGVTA; this is encoded by the coding sequence GTGGCTAGGCGCATCGTCACCTCCTCGTCGGTGGTAGGTGAGACGATCCCGGGTATGGGCGGCGTGAACTCTCTTAGCGACCTCGCACGTCTCTGCGTGGACCTTGGCGCGGACACCGTGGGTGAGCTGTCTTCCGACGAGAAGGCGCTTGTCTCCGCAGCGGAATCCCCGTTGGTATCCGCCGCGGTGGCGCGTGCACGTGCAGCGATCAAACGCGGGGCTGATCCACTCGGTGACACGTACTGCCGCCTGTTATCTCCCGCCGAGCGCCGTCCACTTGGGCAGACATACACCCCGTCGCCGATCATCGCCGCGATGACCGCCTGGGCATCGGCGCAGGGCACTCCCACCCGCGTCGTGGACCCCGGCGCAGGCTCTGGACGGTACCTAGTCGCGGCAGCCAAGAAGTTCCCCAGCGCCTCGGTGGTTGCCGCCGAGGTGGACCCTGTTGCCGCACTAATGCTCCGCGCCAACATCGCCGTGCACGAGCTAGGTAACCGCACTGAGGTGCGCCTCGGCGACTACCGCGCACTAGATCTCCCTGAAGTTGATGGATCGACCCTGTTTATCGGCAACCCACCGTACGTCCGTCACCATCAGATCAACTCCGAATGGAAGCAGTGGCTCGTCGACACTGCTCGGGCACGTGGCCTGAAAGCGAGCGGACTAGCGGGACTGCACGTGCATTTTTTCCTTGCCACCGCGCAACTCGGCAGGCCTGGCGACTTCGGGACATTCATCACAGGAAGTGAATGGATGGATGTCAACTACGGCAGCCTGGTTCGTCAACTCCTGCTGGACGGGCTGGGCGGCGAGTCGATCCACGTCCTGGACCCTTCAGCCGCGCCATTTGCCGATGCAGCGACCACCGGCGCGATCACGTGCTTCAAGGTGGGCGATGCCCCAGCGTCGATGAAGTTGCGTCGTGTCGAGAAAGTGAGCGACCTAGGCAATCTGAGCAAGGGGCGCAGGGTGTCCCGCCAACGGCTAACCGAGTCGAGTCGCTGGTCCGTGCTAACCCGGGTTACCCCGAAACTGCCGACCGGGTACGTCGAACTCGGAGAGCTGTGCCGAGTGCACCGCGGCGCGGTGACGGGCGCCAATGCTGTTTGGGTGCAGCGTCACACCGACATTAAGCTCCCTGAAAGTGTCCTGTTCCCGTCCATCACGAAGGCTCACGAACTGTTCAGCGCAGGTGACCGTTTGGCGTCACCCAACGGGTTGAAGGTAGTCATCGACCTGCCCGTGGACCTGGACCAGTTCGACAGCAATGATCGCAGGCAGATCGACCAGTTCCTCCGAATTGCCAAGGGACGCAAGGTGCACGAAGGATATATTGCCGCCACACGGAGAGCGTGGTGGAGCGTTGGTCTTCGTAACGCAGCACCACTACTTGCGACCTACATGGCGCGGCGCCCACCCGCGTTCGTGCGTAACGAAGCGGACGCCCGACACATCAACATTGCGCACGGGCTGTACCCGCGGCAAGAGCTGAGCACCACAGTGCTGGACAACCTTGGCGCGTACCTGCGCACTGCTGTGTCGCTTACTGAAGGACGTACGTACGCAGGCGGATTGACGAAGTTTGAGCCGAAGGAAATGGAACGCATCGTGGTGCCCAACATCGACATGCTCACAGCAGGTGTCACCGCGTGA
- a CDS encoding XamI family restriction endonuclease, whose amino-acid sequence MTPAPSPRWTKEQFAAAAEAARREFVELRMQEPLEQYLDRFEEFRLTIEELIEGTVDLSQITEQAVDLLTKSSDMLTSIRYLAAPPISEDDLKEIADTRLSTKQLTSEDGAGAQRVIETVMQGLDRNRFPWVSENREPTPTEREVAVISTAALIAARKVETARRNESKNEQEDHVAEYLISQGFVQVPTRTVTNLSELPSQGEFCRESLFGERKADLIVRLWDGRAMPIECKVSNSSTNSVKRLNNDAAVKAVRWIEDFGRKLVVPAAVLSGVFKVHNLESAQQDGLTIFWAHNLDALGAFLDATKPKGI is encoded by the coding sequence GTGACCCCAGCACCGTCACCCCGCTGGACCAAGGAGCAGTTCGCTGCTGCCGCCGAGGCTGCGCGAAGGGAATTCGTGGAACTGCGAATGCAGGAGCCGTTGGAGCAGTACCTGGATCGCTTTGAGGAGTTCCGCTTGACCATTGAGGAGCTGATCGAAGGCACAGTTGACCTGTCACAGATAACTGAACAAGCCGTAGACCTTCTCACTAAATCTTCCGACATGCTGACCTCCATCAGGTATCTCGCCGCTCCACCCATCAGCGAGGACGACCTCAAGGAGATCGCGGATACGCGACTGAGCACCAAACAGCTCACATCTGAGGATGGTGCTGGGGCACAACGGGTCATCGAAACGGTGATGCAGGGTCTCGACCGCAACCGATTCCCTTGGGTATCGGAGAACCGCGAGCCCACACCGACAGAGCGGGAAGTCGCCGTAATCTCCACGGCAGCGCTCATCGCTGCCCGAAAGGTGGAGACGGCACGGCGCAACGAGTCGAAGAACGAGCAGGAAGACCACGTCGCCGAATACTTGATCAGTCAGGGGTTCGTCCAAGTTCCTACCCGAACGGTGACCAACCTCAGCGAGTTACCGTCGCAGGGTGAATTCTGCCGCGAGAGCCTGTTCGGAGAACGCAAGGCCGACCTGATCGTGCGCCTCTGGGACGGTCGCGCTATGCCCATCGAGTGCAAAGTTTCCAATTCCTCCACCAACAGCGTCAAGCGCCTCAACAACGATGCAGCGGTGAAAGCCGTTCGTTGGATCGAGGACTTCGGAAGGAAGCTCGTCGTGCCCGCCGCCGTGCTTTCCGGGGTATTCAAGGTGCACAACTTGGAGTCCGCGCAGCAGGACGGCCTCACGATCTTCTGGGCGCACAATCTCGATGCTCTCGGCGCGTTCCTCGACGCGACCAAGCCAAAGGGGATATGA
- a CDS encoding GNAT family N-acetyltransferase — MREASPGDNERAIGLIERYVGIDYPWPERLGSGSSAHEWLSLVATDSRGVVCGVIGVGQPTDKNLHVLHQKGGPAFDPAKVPWWKIYVLAVDEGHRGSGIGRALLDATVRRMPRKYVGLYGNVELTRTDSIQWYRRQGFYISPMSGLTSTQRPQDTDTVGVAPSKGEVIFRGYRQTLEDHLAGRAPAEWERRIATAEFIRQNKQREKAALDLGYRLYARRIAENSDAQSCVHASMGPRNLSVFGWDPNHMRVCWECVGPHTQNIKGYDADTLCDGCGRHDRDTRVSWATDDDQLLVVFAGLCLSCRRGDVPGVSTRS; from the coding sequence GTGCGCGAGGCATCTCCAGGTGACAACGAGCGGGCGATCGGGCTGATCGAGCGGTATGTCGGTATCGATTATCCGTGGCCAGAGCGGTTGGGCTCCGGGTCGAGCGCCCACGAGTGGCTTTCTCTGGTGGCGACCGACAGCCGCGGCGTCGTGTGTGGCGTCATCGGTGTTGGCCAGCCCACGGATAAAAACCTGCATGTCCTGCACCAGAAAGGGGGGCCGGCCTTCGATCCGGCGAAGGTCCCTTGGTGGAAGATCTATGTTCTAGCCGTGGATGAGGGCCATCGCGGCAGTGGAATCGGACGAGCCCTGCTAGATGCCACTGTTCGCCGGATGCCACGCAAATACGTTGGCCTGTACGGCAACGTCGAGCTGACTCGCACGGACTCCATTCAGTGGTATCGGCGTCAGGGGTTCTACATCAGCCCGATGTCCGGGCTAACAAGCACGCAACGCCCCCAGGACACCGACACGGTCGGCGTCGCCCCCTCGAAAGGTGAAGTAATCTTCCGCGGCTACCGCCAAACTCTCGAGGACCATCTCGCAGGTCGAGCACCTGCAGAGTGGGAACGCCGTATCGCCACAGCTGAGTTCATCCGCCAGAACAAGCAGCGTGAGAAGGCGGCGCTGGACCTCGGATATCGGCTTTATGCACGGCGGATCGCTGAAAACTCTGATGCCCAAAGCTGTGTGCATGCCAGCATGGGACCCCGCAACCTCTCGGTGTTCGGCTGGGACCCCAACCACATGCGTGTCTGTTGGGAGTGCGTAGGCCCGCACACCCAGAACATCAAGGGCTACGACGCTGACACCCTCTGCGACGGATGCGGTCGACACGACCGCGACACCCGGGTTTCCTGGGCGACCGATGACGACCAGCTACTTGTGGTGTTCGCCGGCCTGTGCCTGTCATGTCGACGTGGCGATGTCCCGGGAGTGTCCACCCGATCGTAA